A single region of the Triticum dicoccoides isolate Atlit2015 ecotype Zavitan chromosome 2B, WEW_v2.0, whole genome shotgun sequence genome encodes:
- the LOC119362745 gene encoding bZIP transcription factor 60-like — MAIAEASPFADLPFPDDLPEFPHPGDDAFALEGFDLDDLDIDFDFDLDLDLLPTDDVQLPSPPPPLATSSSSAGSPGGAGDSSSGSGGGADGALKNDESSETSSRSASAGSDGKAKDGEGEDDKRRARLVRNRESAHLSRQRKKQYVEELEGKVKAMQATIADLSTRISCVTAENAALKQQLAGAGAGVPPPLPMYPGLYPLPPPWMHPAYAIGARGSQVPLMPIPRLRTKQPASAAAEPPAKKSRKTKKVASVSLLGLLFLMMLCGCLVPVVNRMYGAVDSREGIVLGPSQSRHERVLAVDGPRDGVSEGVDSKLPHNSSETLPALLYIPRNGKHVKINGNLVIQSVVASEKASSRMCHSDGKTSCNQGQEDTSLAIPGHVAQLNSGEVMESAKAIKNKLMALPPGDGSIYREDDELLPQWFSEAMSGPMLSSGMCTEVFQFDISPTTIVPVYSSGMPNASHNSTENLPSSQSHKVKNRRILHSMAIPLKGSTSNHTDHLKAHPNNDSFAGDKPASSVVVSVLADPRVDADGRISSKSLSRIFVVVLVDSVKYVTYSCVLPFKTHSPHL; from the exons ATGGCCATCGCGGAGGCGTCCCCCTTCGCGGACCTGCCCTTCCCCGACGACCTGCCGGAGTTCCCCCATCCGGGCGACGACGCCTTCGCCCTGGAGGGCTTCGATCTCGACGATCTGGACATCGACTTCGACTtcgacctcgacctcgacctcctccccaccgACGACGTGCAGctcccgtcgcccccgccgccgctCGCCACGTCCTCGTCCTCGGCCGGGTCGCCGGGCGGGGCAGGGGACTCCTCCTCCGGCTCAGGTGGCGGAGCGGACGGCGCCCTGAAGAACGACGAGTCCTCGGAGACGTCTTCCAGGAGCGCGAGCGCTGGGAGCGACGGCAAGGCTAAGGACGGGGAGGGTGAGGACGACAAGCGACGGGCGCGGCTGGTGCGGAACCGGGAGAGCGCGCACCTGTCGCGTCAGAGGAAGAAGCAGTACGTCGAGGAGCTGGAGGGGAAGGTCAAGGCCATGCAGGCCACCATCGCCGACCTCTCAACCAGGATCTCCTGCGTCACCGCTGAGAACGCCGCTCTCAAGCAGCAGCTGgctggcgccggtgcaggcgtcccCCCGCCACTGCCAATGTACCCTGGATTGTACCCTTTGCCGCCGCCATGGATGCACCCGGCATATGCGATCGGAGCGCGCGGCTCCCAAGTGCCGCTCATGCCGATACCTCGGCTGAGAACCAAGCAGCCTGCGTCGGCTGCCGCAGAACCACCGGCCAAGAAGTCTAGGAAGACCAAGAAGGTTGCTAGTGTTAGCCTCCTTGGCTTGCTGTTCCTGATGATGCTCTGCGGGTGTTTGGTTCCTGTGGTAAATCGGATGTATGGAGCAGTTGATTCACGAGAAGGAATTGTGCTTGGTCCATCACAATCACGTCATGAGAGGGTTCTGGCTGTTGATGGGCCTCGAGATGGTGTCTCGGAAGGTGTTGATTCGAAGTTGCCACATAATTCAAGTGAGACGCTCCCAGCGTTGTTGTATATTCCAAGGAATGGGAAGCATGTCAAGATCAATGGAAATTTGGTTATCCAGTCTGTTGTTGCGAGTGAGAAAGCTTCTTCGCGCATGTGTCACTCTGATGGAAAGACTTCATGTAACCAAGGACAAGAAGATACTAGTTTGGCAATTCCTGGCCATGTTGCTCAGTTGAATTCTGGAGAAGTCATGGAATCTGCTAAAGCAATAAAAAATAAACTGATGGCTTTACCTCCTGGAGATGGAAGCATATACAGAGAGGATGATGAATTACTGCCACAATGGTTTAGTGAAGCGATGTCAG GTCCTATGTTGAGCTCTGGAATGTGCACCGAAGTGTTCCAGTTCGATATATCGCCGACCACCATTGTTCCTGTCTACTCCAGTGGTATGCCCAATGCATCACATAACTCCACAGAGAACCTCCCCTCCAGTCAGTCCCATAAGGTCAAGAACAGAAGGATTTTACATTCCATGGCCATTCCCCTAAAAGGTTCAACGTCCAACCACACGGATCACCTCAAAGCGCACCCCAATAACGATAGCTTTGCTGGAGACAAACCGGCTTCATCGGTGGTGGTCTCTGTCCTGGCTGACCCGAGAGTGGACGCTGATGGAAGGATCTCTTCGAAGTCATTGTCGCGTATATTTGTTGTAGTCCTTGTTGACAGTGTAAAGTATGTCACTTACTCTTGCGTCCTGCCGTTCAAAACCCATAGCCCTCATCTGTGA